In Vespula vulgaris chromosome 19, iyVesVulg1.1, whole genome shotgun sequence, a single genomic region encodes these proteins:
- the LOC127070785 gene encoding kielin/chordin-like protein, with protein sequence MTTRCDFRFLIEKCAFLFLVIIVSTYAKKAYDQSNCSGPLKYYESLGCKPVYANKSDCCAVRYNCDHLKLRSRNKCYVNGKEYSIGEKLKEEDRNACDIGCFCAEGSDGIASFRCAIVDCPRIRYPSNCYLKHSPSQCCGGPKVCLDDIKQRPKCNISGEIYYDGERFVVDSDPDLRCYCQPGYQGKNVEPFCKKPNRPYCSQDFRNPRVVYENCAPVYYYGQSLHKDCNFSTRCQNANDTVIRDVGPGRDESLMCMFGNLKMHVGDKLSQPVNTFRPMKCLCEVPPVVTCQYEV encoded by the exons ATGACGACACGCTGtgattttcgttttctcattGAGAAATGtgcatttctctttctcgttattaTCGTTTCCACTTACGCGAAGAAAG CATACGATCAATCGAATTGTTCTGGACCATTGAAATATTACGAAAGTTTGGGTTGCAAGCCCGTTTATGCGAACAAATCTGATTGTTGTGCTGTTCGATATAATTGCGATCATCTTAAATTAAGATCTAGGAATAAGTGTTACGTGAATGGCAAAGAATATTCGATCggagaaaaattgaaagaagaagatagaaatgCTTGCGATATAGGTTGTTTCTGCGCGGAAGGAAGTGATGGGAT tGCTTCGTTTAGATGTGCCATAGTCGATTGTCCTCGTATTAGGTATCCTtcaaattgttatttaaaacatTCACCAAGTCAATGTTGTGGCGGACCAAAAGTTTGTC ttgaTGATATAAAACAAAGACCGAAGTGCAATATAAGCGGTGAAATTTATTACGACGGTGAACGTTTCGTAGTAGATTCTGATCCTGATTTAAGGTGTTATTGTCAACCTGGTTACCAAg gAAAGAACGTCGAACCTTTTTGCAAGAAACCAAATCGTCCTTATTGTAGTCAAGATTTTCGTAATCCTCGTGTTGTTTATGAAAATTGTGCACCGGTTTATTATTATGGTCAATCACTTCACAAGGATTGTAATTTTTCTACGAGATGTC AAAATGCCAATGACACTGTCATTCGTGATGTTGGACCAGGCAGGGACG aGTCCTTGATGTGTATGTTTGGTAATTTGAAAATGCATGTCGGTGATAAATTGAGTCAACCAGTTAATACTTTCCGTCCTATGAAATGTTTGTGTGAAGTACCACCAGTGGTAACATGTCAATATGAAGTATAA